Within the Nitratireductor basaltis genome, the region ACCGCCGCCTCATCCTCTTCACCACCAAGGGTGCTGCCTCCTATTGCAACGTCGCCTACAAACAAAACGACGTGCTCCTGTTCGGCCGCGAATCCGCAGGCGTGCCCGAACATGTGCACGAACAGGCCGATCAGCGCGTGACGATCCCCATGCAAGGCGAGGCGCGCAGCCTCAACCTGGCCATGTCGGCTGCAATGGGAGCAGGCGAAGCACTGCGGCAGTTGGGGGCGATGGGGTAGGGGGGCGGTGGCAGAGGTTCAGGTTTAGATAGGAGGTGTGTGGATCGCGTTCTGCAGTGTTCGAACGGACAGAGTAGTGTTCAATGGCACTAAACGACCCCAGCCCAGTCGCTCGGTATGCTTTGCATGCAACCAAAACCGGCCAGCGACGCCGAGAAATTGAGTTCCTTGCGGCGAGATTGTAAGGCATGGGGCGTTATGGTTGCATGCTCTACGCAGGATCAACTTGCGTTTCTCTATCGTATGCGTTTTATTTCGCCCGGGTGCGGACGGAGCGAGTGAAAGCTCGCTGGCTCGGAAGGGTCACTGTTACTAAATAGGGCTTCGGCCTTGGCTTTTGCTGCATTCGGCAACGAGTGCTTAGTTATCCATGAGAAATTGCGTCCGTACCTTTATGGAGCTTTGATGTCCGAGTTGGATTCTCAGAAAAACCAGGTCCAGGACAAGATATGGATTACTTCACGTGTTCGGATGACAGCTGAAAGGCGCCTTCTCCAGTATAATAACTGGTCTCTATTTCTTCTTGCATATTACTCTCTGTTCACCGTCGTACTCTCGGTTTTTTCTGAATACTTCAAGTCCTTTTATCCATATTTTGATGGGATAACAATCGTCGCTACGGTGGCCGTCTTGGTCGCTTCTCTTGTCGTTGGTGGGTTCAGGTTTGAAAGGACCGCTTCGCTATATCGCGATTGCTATCTTTCATTGCAACGACTTTACGAAGACGAGGGTGACGGGAGGGCGAAACAGAAAGACTACGCTGACATCTTGGTTGTGTGCCCCAATCATTCAAACGGCGACTACCATGATTTCCTTTTCAACCACATCGTCCTCGAAGGCAAAGAGGTCACGAGCAACGGCAAGCAGCTACATTGCACGAAATACATGAAGCTTTCTTACGTCTGGAGGCGGGTTGTCTTTTGCGCTCTGATTGGAACGCTCGTTATGATCCCCCTCGCGTTCGCGGCAGGACCCTTCGTGGCCAAGTGTTCATGACCGCTCGCCAGCATTTCGATCGCCAATTTACCTTTGATAATCTCAGGGAAATCTTCGAGGAGCGGATCGCTCATACCGCAACAACCGGCAAAGATGGAGTATCGCCCGACGCCTTTCAGAGGATGATTGATTCGGAGCTTTCCCTTACGCTCGCCAAAGTTCGAAATGGAACGTATCGTTTCACAACTTATCGCCAGAAGCTTGTACTCAAGGGTGTCGGAAAAGCCCCGCGAGAGATCTCCATTGCGACTGTGCGTGATAGGATTGTTTTGCGAGCAATCAACGATGTCTTGATCGAGTCTTTCTCGGATAAGCGTCAGGCTGCACCACACCACTACATCTATGAGATTTCAGACCTGATCCGACCGCTAGGTGATGACTATTCTTTCGTGCAAATTGATGTTCAAGACTTTTACCCCAGCATCATCCATCAACTGCTTATGCAGCGGGTTCGATCACGTGTCCGAACCCGTGATTTGCTTACTTTGATCGAGACAGCAATCCAAACTCCAACCGGTGCTCCGTCGCCACAAGGGGCAGTGAGGGGCGTTCCACAAGGATTGAGTATCTCTAACATCTTGTCGGCGATTTACATGATCCGCTTCGATGAGATGATGCAATCGCGTTATTCGTATTTTCGGTACGTTGATGACATTATCGTGGTCTGTAAGACGGATAGCGCGGAGAAGACATTTGCGTTCATCGCGAAGCAGCTAAACAAGATCGGTTTGCAGTGTCATCCGCCAACTGAGGGCAGCAAAAGCAAGATCGTACCGCTGAATACAGGTGTCAATTATCTCGGATATTACGTCAAACCGGATATCATTTCCGTCCGAACTTCGTCATACCGCCGCATGATGGATACCATAATGGGTGTTCTGACAGCAGCCAAGCATACGACAAACAACAAGAAGATCCTACGACGCCTAAACATCAAAATAACAGGCTGTATTTTCGATCAAAAAAGGCGAGGATGGATGTTTTTCTTTTCGATGACGACGGACATCAAACAACTTCGACGTCTCGACAAGTTCGTTGAGCGAGCATGGCAACGCGCGGGCATGCAACAGTTTGGCCGACCTAAAACATTTGTGAAGACTTATTACGAAATTCGATATCATTTGGACGAGACAAAGTACATTCCCCGCTTCGATGAGTACACCAAGGCGCAGAAGGCTTCGCTTATTGCTGACATGATGGGTCGTGAGGCGGCAGAGGTAATGACTTGGCCGCAAGATCGGATGGAT harbors:
- a CDS encoding tRNA (cytidine(34)-2'-O)-methyltransferase, giving the protein MSLHIALYQPDIPGNTGAILRLAACLGITVDLIEPAGFDLSDRSLKRAGMDYIAKAVLTRHPSWEAFCEWREAENRRLILFTTKGAASYCNVAYKQNDVLLFGRESAGVPEHVHEQADQRVTIPMQGEARSLNLAMSAAMGAGEALRQLGAMG
- a CDS encoding SLATT domain-containing protein; translated protein: MSELDSQKNQVQDKIWITSRVRMTAERRLLQYNNWSLFLLAYYSLFTVVLSVFSEYFKSFYPYFDGITIVATVAVLVASLVVGGFRFERTASLYRDCYLSLQRLYEDEGDGRAKQKDYADILVVCPNHSNGDYHDFLFNHIVLEGKEVTSNGKQLHCTKYMKLSYVWRRVVFCALIGTLVMIPLAFAAGPFVAKCS
- a CDS encoding reverse transcriptase domain-containing protein; the encoded protein is MTARQHFDRQFTFDNLREIFEERIAHTATTGKDGVSPDAFQRMIDSELSLTLAKVRNGTYRFTTYRQKLVLKGVGKAPREISIATVRDRIVLRAINDVLIESFSDKRQAAPHHYIYEISDLIRPLGDDYSFVQIDVQDFYPSIIHQLLMQRVRSRVRTRDLLTLIETAIQTPTGAPSPQGAVRGVPQGLSISNILSAIYMIRFDEMMQSRYSYFRYVDDIIVVCKTDSAEKTFAFIAKQLNKIGLQCHPPTEGSKSKIVPLNTGVNYLGYYVKPDIISVRTSSYRRMMDTIMGVLTAAKHTTNNKKILRRLNIKITGCIFDQKRRGWMFFFSMTTDIKQLRRLDKFVERAWQRAGMQQFGRPKTFVKTYYEIRYHLDETKYIPRFDEYTKAQKASLIADMMGREAAEVMTWPQDRMDRAFAKIVRKEVAQLENDITPFS